The genomic stretch CGCGAGATGTATGGATATCCTGATCACCATCTAAACGCACCAAAATTATGCGCTGACTGTCAATTGTATCGTGGTAGTCGCACTCTCTGTGGTACTCATCCTCTAGGAATCCCTTCATTCCTCCAGGCCCAGTCGACCACCTACACGCGGATCCGAACAGCAATCACCATGGCCAAGCGCACTCACGCCAGCGCGGGCAGCTCATGGAGCGAACACTTCTCGCGCGCCTCGCTACGGACGAACAAAAAATGCACCGACGTCGGATGAATGTGCAGAACTTTGGAAGCACCTGGCTAAAGCCTCCCGGAGTACCCAAGACTCTGCACCAGATGCGAGAGGAGAAGCGCGAACAGGAGGAACACCAAGAAGCCATGAGGCGAGAGCAACTTGCTCAGGAACTAGCAGAGGCGGAAGGTGGCGGTACAATGGACGAAGGCATGATGGACGATGTACAGCTTGATGGAGCGCAAGACTTGGACGATGAGATTCCGGATGCGGACGATGCTTTTAACCCAAGCAGCGACGACAGCGAAGAaaatgacgatgacgatggtgaaGATATCGATGACGAAGAGTACTACGAACAGGCGTTGGACGAACAAGAGGTCTACGAAGAAACCGTACGACAGGAGACAGAGTacgagctggaagctgcaCGTATGAGGATGACAGACGACGCCTTCCGGGAAGCCCTCGTCCGCGGCGACCCAGAAGCAGACGGCAGCATATATGGcggcgcagaagaagaagacgacgagagcAGGAGCCAGATactcgacgaggacgactTCGCCCACGACGGCACCCTGGACGATGGAATGGCGGGCGACATGGACGCTAatctcgacgacgacatccCCGAAGCAGATGACGGCGGCTACGAGCATACCGACTCCGAAGCcgacgccagcagcagtgctcATTACAATGAGGAAAACGAAGGGGAGGAAGGCGATTCCACCGACATCAGCTTTGTGCCGGCGCGCTCTACGCTCCTTGAAACCCCTGGATCTCCTACGCTGCCTCGCCAAGCGGGGTCACACACAAGGCAGGGCTCTCATAGAAGATCCCGTGCGAGCATGGATCTGAGCAGTCTGCTGTTGCAGGACGAGAGCAGCTTTATGACGCCGATGGCGAGCAGTCCTGCGGCAATGAGGCGGAGACAGGGCCAGCGGAAATGAGATGATTGTTATTATTAGTGTTGttattttgttttgttgTCTGTTGTAGGTAGGAAAACATAGCTTAGATACCCCTGTTTTTATGaaacttttttattcttctcgGAACAGGAAGTTGATCAAAATTTCAGCAATTAAATGCAATTATTAGGATTTATATTCcaaatagtttatatagatGGATGAAATATCACAACGTTCATGGGGACAAAGAGTGAATCGAGATGTAAAGAATGATAGTAGCCTCGTAGTAAGGTTCTTGATGATATTAAAATGATTTATATAGATGGCTCTTAGCCCGTATCAAAGAAAATCCACTCGCTTTTATTTCACAGTCAAGACCTCCCCCCTTACACATTCATGCAGCTCATTGTATTTCTCTGCGAAAAAAGACAGAACAGATGACCAGAAACGGCAGCAAAAACTCCCCCAAAAAAACGCCTGCCCAAGATGCAcctttgaaaaaaaaaaaaaaaaaaaaaaaacattgtctgccaggaagaagaaagtagaTGCAAAAGAATATGCACTGTTTTCTGCTCGTAACCACGGGAGGCTATGATAGAAACGTCATCGCTATCGCGTGAAATCCGTATaaaaaggggaagaaaaaaaatatgttGTAGGGCGGAagattgttttttttttatcgtGCCCCCCCCTCGTAACATTCGAAATTtgagatttttcttttcttcgttttTGCTTAGAACAGCCAG from Trichoderma atroviride chromosome 3, complete sequence encodes the following:
- a CDS encoding uncharacterized protein (EggNog:ENOG41); protein product: MFTTLPDFTPRDSHSLWYSSSRNPFIPPGPVDHLHADPNSNHHGQAHSRQRGQLMERTLLARLATDEQKMHRRRMNVQNFGSTWLKPPGVPKTLHQMREEKREQEEHQEAMRREQLAQELAEAEGGGTMDEGMMDDVQLDGAQDLDDEIPDADDAFNPSSDDSEENDDDDGEDIDDEEYYEQALDEQEVYEETVRQETEYELEAARMRMTDDAFREALVRGDPEADGSIYGGAEEEDDESRSQILDEDDFAHDGTLDDGMAGDMDANLDDDIPEADDGGYEHTDSEADASSSAHYNEENEGEEGDSTDISFVPARSTLLETPGSPTLPRQAGSHTRQGSHRRSRASMDLSSLLLQDESSFMTPMASSPAAMRRRQGQRK